Proteins encoded in a region of the Bombyx mori chromosome 23, ASM3026992v2 genome:
- the LOC101737158 gene encoding leucine-rich repeat neuronal protein 1 isoform X2 has product MFYCKYMFIILFLLTRTQKQISQAAELQAIEQTGTVTEIIPSVTVSALADFESNGETTTDVAVLKQGEASEGTSAVGTTEVTEVIDSEPVSEVICAVCNCSDSVVNCSGKEIRTSFEMTDWEGLQEFKPVSVDLSNNHIGTLTRISKLDTLKYLNVSNCELLGIEHATFSYLQELVSLDLSRNQLLSSSINKRVFVGIIDPILGLLPFSKLRYLSLANNEIHSLPQDVFLFMNELTTLDLSDNPMAYIDQVTMGAITDLDDLQELYLRGCELESLPEGFFRRQRRLVKLDLSNNRFTTVPAVLAEAVTLKYLNFGRNPVGALNDTSVFPNLIRLRELRLCRMSKLRSVSARALGGLKSLETLHLCSNPRLTDLDPEFLTWTEDEVEMWPTLRELRLNNNNLSTIHSNYLARWDRLNALDFGNNPYICDCRSQWTIDVLIPIILKSSHNETASHMICKMPHETRGLTLVQLFETSKKLSCLENESLKASPGPDMAILLGIMIGIFVTFPIVLIVILLWRRGFFARCRSKTIEKDEDEESYPL; this is encoded by the exons ATGTTTTACTgtaaatatatgtttattattttattcttattaacGAGAACACAAAAAC AAATTAGTCAAGCAGCAGAATTACAAGCTATTGAGCAGACAGGAACGGTTACAGAAATCATTCCATCAGTTACAGTCAGTGCATTAGCCGATTTCGAAAGCAATGGAGAAACTACCACAGATGTTGCGGTGTTAAAGCAAGGAGAAGCCAGCGAAGGGACTTCGGCAGTAGGAACTACAGAAGTCACGGAAGTGATCGACTCTGAACCCGTTTCTGAAGTTATTTGCGCGGTATGCAACTGCAGCGACAGTGTTGTGAATTGCAGTGGCAAGGAAATCCGTACCTCCTTCGAGATGACTGACTGGGAGG GTCTGCAAGAATTCAAACCAGTTAGTGTTGACCTTAGCAATAATCACATAGGTACGTTAACGAGAATCTCAAAATTGGATACCTTGAAATACTTGAATGTGTCAAACTGCGAACTTCTCGGCATCGAACATGCGACCTTCAGTTATCTACAGGAATTAGTTAGTTTGGATTTAAGCAGGAATCAATTGTTAAGTTCCTCAATCAACAAAAGGGTGTTTGTG GGTATTATAGATCCGATCCTAGGTCTTCTACCTTTCTCGAAACTCCGGTATTTAAGTTTGGCCAACAACGAAATCCATTCGCTACCACAAGACGTGTTCCTGTTTATGAATGAATTGACAACCCTTGATTTAAGTGACAATCCTATGGCGTATATCGATCAAGTAACAATGGGAGCTATCACCGATTTGGACGACCTGCAG GAACTCTACCTTCGGGGCTGTGAATTAGAAAGTCTTCCGGAAGGTTTCTTTAGAAGGCAGCGTCGTCTCGTGAAGCTGGATCTGAGCAATAACAGATTCACCACCGTTCCTGCCGTACTGGCAGAAGCAGTCACTCTGAAGTATCTGAACTTTGGCAGGAATCCTGTTGGAGCGCTGAACGATACCTC GGTATTTCCAAATCTGATTAGGCTGCGAGAGCTCCGCCTATGTCGCATGAGTAAGCTGCGCTCAGTGTCTGCCCGCGCTCTCGGAGGTCTCAAGAGTCTGGAAACATTACATTTGTGCTCGAATCCACGTCTCACCGATTTGGATCCTGAATTCTTGACGTGGACGGAGGATGAAGTAGAAATGTGGCCGACTTTGAGAGAG CTGCGTCTCAACAACAATAATCTATCGACAATCCACTCGAATTACCTAGCCCGCTGGGACCGGCTGAACGCCTTAGACTTCGGCAACAACCCCTACATCTGTGACTGCAGGAGTCAATGGACTATTGACGTGCTCATACCAATCATTCTCAAAAGTTCCCATAACGAAACTGCCAGTCATATGAT CTGTAAAATGCCTCACGAAACCAGAGGTCTAACCCTGGTCCAGTTGTTTGAGACATCGAAGAAGCTCTCTTGCCTTGAAAACGAGAGCCTCAAGGCATCCCCTGGGCCGGACATGGCTATTCTACTTGGAATCATGATTG gTATATTCGTAACATTCCCTATAGTTCTGATAGTAATCTTGCTGTGGAGGAGAGGGTTCTTTGCGCGTTGCCGTTCGAAAACCATTGAGAAGGATGAAGATGAGGAATCGTATCCGCTCTGA
- the LOC101737158 gene encoding leucine-rich repeat-containing protein 15 isoform X1 has translation MFYCKYMFIILFLLTRTQKQISQAAELQAIEQTGTVTEIIPSVTVSALADFESNGETTTDVAVLKQGEASEGTSAVGTTEVTEVIDSEPVSEVICAVCNCSDSVVNCSGKEIRTSFEMTDWEGLQEFKPVSVDLSNNHIGTLTRISKLDTLKYLNVSNCELLGIEHATFSYLQELVSLDLSRNQLLSSSINKRVFVGIIDPILGLLPFSKLRYLSLANNEIHSLPQDVFLFMNELTTLDLSDNPMAYIDQVTMGAITDLDDLQELYLRGCELESLPEGFFRRQRRLVKLDLSNNRFTTVPAVLAEAVTLKYLNFGRNPVGALNDTSFSEGLEDLNSGAPYIGMWVFPNLIRLRELRLCRMSKLRSVSARALGGLKSLETLHLCSNPRLTDLDPEFLTWTEDEVEMWPTLRELRLNNNNLSTIHSNYLARWDRLNALDFGNNPYICDCRSQWTIDVLIPIILKSSHNETASHMICKMPHETRGLTLVQLFETSKKLSCLENESLKASPGPDMAILLGIMIGIFVTFPIVLIVILLWRRGFFARCRSKTIEKDEDEESYPL, from the exons ATGTTTTACTgtaaatatatgtttattattttattcttattaacGAGAACACAAAAAC AAATTAGTCAAGCAGCAGAATTACAAGCTATTGAGCAGACAGGAACGGTTACAGAAATCATTCCATCAGTTACAGTCAGTGCATTAGCCGATTTCGAAAGCAATGGAGAAACTACCACAGATGTTGCGGTGTTAAAGCAAGGAGAAGCCAGCGAAGGGACTTCGGCAGTAGGAACTACAGAAGTCACGGAAGTGATCGACTCTGAACCCGTTTCTGAAGTTATTTGCGCGGTATGCAACTGCAGCGACAGTGTTGTGAATTGCAGTGGCAAGGAAATCCGTACCTCCTTCGAGATGACTGACTGGGAGG GTCTGCAAGAATTCAAACCAGTTAGTGTTGACCTTAGCAATAATCACATAGGTACGTTAACGAGAATCTCAAAATTGGATACCTTGAAATACTTGAATGTGTCAAACTGCGAACTTCTCGGCATCGAACATGCGACCTTCAGTTATCTACAGGAATTAGTTAGTTTGGATTTAAGCAGGAATCAATTGTTAAGTTCCTCAATCAACAAAAGGGTGTTTGTG GGTATTATAGATCCGATCCTAGGTCTTCTACCTTTCTCGAAACTCCGGTATTTAAGTTTGGCCAACAACGAAATCCATTCGCTACCACAAGACGTGTTCCTGTTTATGAATGAATTGACAACCCTTGATTTAAGTGACAATCCTATGGCGTATATCGATCAAGTAACAATGGGAGCTATCACCGATTTGGACGACCTGCAG GAACTCTACCTTCGGGGCTGTGAATTAGAAAGTCTTCCGGAAGGTTTCTTTAGAAGGCAGCGTCGTCTCGTGAAGCTGGATCTGAGCAATAACAGATTCACCACCGTTCCTGCCGTACTGGCAGAAGCAGTCACTCTGAAGTATCTGAACTTTGGCAGGAATCCTGTTGGAGCGCTGAACGATACCTC GTTTTCAGAGGGTTTAGAGGACCTAAATAGTGGAGCACCCTATATAGGCATGTG GGTATTTCCAAATCTGATTAGGCTGCGAGAGCTCCGCCTATGTCGCATGAGTAAGCTGCGCTCAGTGTCTGCCCGCGCTCTCGGAGGTCTCAAGAGTCTGGAAACATTACATTTGTGCTCGAATCCACGTCTCACCGATTTGGATCCTGAATTCTTGACGTGGACGGAGGATGAAGTAGAAATGTGGCCGACTTTGAGAGAG CTGCGTCTCAACAACAATAATCTATCGACAATCCACTCGAATTACCTAGCCCGCTGGGACCGGCTGAACGCCTTAGACTTCGGCAACAACCCCTACATCTGTGACTGCAGGAGTCAATGGACTATTGACGTGCTCATACCAATCATTCTCAAAAGTTCCCATAACGAAACTGCCAGTCATATGAT CTGTAAAATGCCTCACGAAACCAGAGGTCTAACCCTGGTCCAGTTGTTTGAGACATCGAAGAAGCTCTCTTGCCTTGAAAACGAGAGCCTCAAGGCATCCCCTGGGCCGGACATGGCTATTCTACTTGGAATCATGATTG gTATATTCGTAACATTCCCTATAGTTCTGATAGTAATCTTGCTGTGGAGGAGAGGGTTCTTTGCGCGTTGCCGTTCGAAAACCATTGAGAAGGATGAAGATGAGGAATCGTATCCGCTCTGA